A portion of the Pseudobacteriovorax antillogorgiicola genome contains these proteins:
- a CDS encoding S8 family peptidase — translation MKLTSLLVGIGLFLSSCGSTDSAPELSYETNKQADIQQIKRDYQNFDLVASDQDTVFRSIDLYNAIENLQEIKSNPIIAVIDARFDINQRGIRERIWQAPPGIDTRCSGSTNGCNTSMYELNDSQYGNDNFELGSGFCSFSDSACYHGTAVAGLAVGYETGLEVLGVCPVCELLPLRVADDNGDIKDEAIIGALRYISNLKQQGVPVRVINSSFGKFIDSEKVALSIKELPGIRDTLIVAAAGNENTSRRSYPAGFENVISVASVDLFTNRKSVFSNYGSWVDIAAPSGVSNQWLDGISDSFRLDGTSFSAPLVSGVAGLVLSQEPELKAKDLRARLLATADAQALYGQGKNPAYLVSTDGQQVPMLGTGVVNANNAVTGTITATPQAEKQIKAMCGAIGIHSSSYLGLLLLVLGPFVITLRKGDSDAA, via the coding sequence ATGAAACTAACCAGCTTATTGGTAGGCATCGGCCTTTTTCTCTCCTCCTGTGGATCTACTGATTCGGCACCAGAGCTTTCCTACGAAACGAACAAGCAAGCCGATATCCAGCAGATCAAACGAGACTACCAAAACTTTGATCTTGTAGCTTCAGATCAAGACACCGTTTTTCGGTCCATCGATCTCTATAATGCAATTGAAAATTTGCAAGAAATTAAGTCAAACCCAATTATAGCCGTCATAGACGCCAGGTTTGACATCAATCAAAGAGGCATTCGGGAGCGCATCTGGCAAGCCCCTCCCGGGATCGATACACGATGTAGTGGTAGCACCAATGGCTGCAATACTTCGATGTACGAATTGAACGACTCCCAATATGGCAATGACAATTTTGAGTTAGGTTCAGGCTTTTGCTCCTTTAGCGATTCAGCTTGTTATCATGGAACCGCTGTAGCGGGTTTGGCAGTAGGTTACGAAACAGGGTTAGAAGTGCTTGGAGTCTGTCCCGTATGCGAACTACTCCCTTTACGGGTGGCAGACGATAATGGCGATATAAAAGATGAGGCAATTATCGGAGCTCTTCGATATATTTCAAACCTAAAGCAGCAAGGGGTTCCTGTTCGTGTCATCAACTCTTCATTTGGCAAATTTATTGACTCCGAAAAAGTCGCCTTGTCTATAAAAGAGTTGCCCGGAATTCGAGACACCTTGATTGTAGCCGCAGCAGGCAACGAAAATACTTCCCGACGATCCTATCCAGCTGGTTTTGAAAACGTCATTTCAGTAGCAAGTGTCGATCTATTCACGAATCGAAAAAGTGTGTTTTCGAACTATGGTTCATGGGTCGACATCGCTGCACCCTCTGGTGTCTCCAATCAATGGCTGGATGGTATCAGCGATAGCTTTCGCCTTGATGGTACGAGCTTTTCAGCCCCTCTCGTGTCAGGAGTGGCTGGGCTTGTCTTATCCCAAGAACCGGAACTAAAAGCAAAAGATCTCAGAGCAAGACTTCTAGCCACTGCAGATGCTCAGGCTCTATATGGCCAAGGTAAGAATCCAGCCTACTTAGTAAGCACCGATGGTCAGCAAGTTCCAATGCTAGGCACAGGGGTTGTCAATGCCAATAATGCTGTCACAGGAACTATCACCGCCACTCCTCAAGCAGAGAAACAAATCAAGGCCATGTGCGGAGCAATCGGGATTCATTCTTCGTCCTACCTTGGACTACTTCTATTAGTTCTTGGGCCCTTTGTGATAACCCTTAGAAAAGGTGACTCCGATGCAGCGTAG
- a CDS encoding SpoIIE family protein phosphatase, with translation MNYEDLLFQSTVTETASWKLVRMRHRIENKDYLLKTYRSSAVSSDLCKAEFRVISSLRSESLAPAIKVLNVPGGLAILFRDLGRCELKEFLSSRKINLKQKIQLAINICKAVEFTHQAQFILGGLSLQSILVQAESLELSLVDFGVCKSLNPQDQESGLAGSPDPSFVSPEQTGRINRETDYRSDFYSFGVLLYYIFTSRLPFEGDKVQLLHAHIAKHPPSMSSLVPALPPSLDKIVRKLMEKDRADRYQSSFGILWDLSHLMNLSPEDMMEPFPIARRDISQSFVIPHSLVGRDREVELLRSSYRKARSGDRQLLVVEGPSGVGKSRLVEELAFTELNEEGIFIAGKFDQFDRSVPFSALKQALERLVQHIMSFDASSFRDCQSDLIESLGINGQIILDLCPSFELIIGKQPVLQELNPQEAQMRHDNTLMKFFASLASRQHPLVIFFDDVQWGDAATLQVIDLIFKTNEDLYILVIVSFREDEILEDHRIFQIIRDVPSEQKDHVLMEPLSFEAILSLVEETLHRSDVDSLAKLIFDKAHGNPFFTREYFERLHNEGLIVFDKQQGQWQYDMNALYQFDVSDNVIDLVQKRLRSLSEDMQSLLKIGSVLGQEFLLSDLAIIKGASRLQVADVLSKAIEYQVLIPLSDAIYLANDNDEIVYRFLHDRIQQAAYEMIEGRELGRLHLKVARLFWDNSGDKHRVKLVRHYNKAIDLVEALDERERVYRLNLEAAKQAKKSGAFEAALGFLGVADSIIPSIQSEIHSVLFDFYKHYMDVAFFDKNITLAEKNFDQALKQKHSRNEEADLYYLRGVHYENLFHMDLALESLSHCLSILGYRVAKAVNPIKLGFELMRGIRNIFRFSKLDRLPIPSAEQRQQSSLVQKALMSLGLNAYMLNKPEMASYVAFLSFNLSFRKGRTEELAYSMCGVYAALRFIGFDRLATRVAKLIPQEIEKIDSLFLKSRSLYSYVVLIHHWYVPFHDLEKHYEELIHLSREAGDQLAESVAVYMMFYFVVNDFELASAVTERSINRIKNSLNREYYYATLLTKAIHTSLGSSERDPNLSLAEISSDDLFQNLKTDTNRAYFYFGELYLNYLYGNFEKAFEAVRQAIRLRKSIVSILTEPYIYSFSLLICLEYQKIKPRSFQVRLYRWHIEAKLKKWVKYKPYVLDRFRSLFEPSLQRSNMDRLKSLEKFQIFASTRGLEPTAQFHTMAFRMTKDMGLEQLSLYHLREAIRSWEAIGASGISAYLRGQSPTDLDLVDHAGLASKKSNHRDESDIDIDILEQAQRTFSEKLNSQDFVERSVELLKTTVGANQGHLLERDSSTGEHVLRYSQIHGEKTFPNLSLEESTLSTNVRIHQVIRSLKPIVDSPDDRQSILVIPVIHYGQLVRVFYLENDHVGGAFDQHHLRLASLLSHQISALMGYMNLSEDMERRVYEKTGDIKAILEHINQGILIFNASDLSVTAECSISIGDILGVESFVGRNAIDILFQKSDVSPQIRLAISDMIRSRDLDPYSLVHEMTFHLSEDNIRYLDLDWAPILNADDDMLKVLVTIRDVTSLKRLEAIEAETAQVIQRSLLSSRSSFGDTLLASYYQAAETVGGDWFSTFFHEESQRLYLLIGDVTGHGVGSALVTGAVAGASHMAFAAGEDISRIPPKDFLNSLASKLNHVVSVCGADGARLMTMAMICFDLREGSFHYLNAGHNSILRVGNRGHGLLLKGGTPLGLDDPQFGYEEGPIVSDDIFFLYTDGLIEQPGPSGKTLSLRQINRLISHGESAEFVRNKIKNLVEDTWQGQQLDDDCTFIVLKIGSCKVRSATDLEQAG, from the coding sequence GTGAACTACGAAGATTTACTGTTTCAATCAACGGTTACTGAAACCGCATCCTGGAAACTGGTGCGGATGCGTCATCGTATTGAAAACAAAGACTATTTACTCAAAACTTATCGATCCTCTGCGGTTTCTTCAGACCTATGTAAAGCCGAATTTAGGGTGATATCGAGCTTACGTTCAGAGTCCCTAGCGCCAGCAATAAAAGTGCTCAATGTTCCGGGTGGCCTTGCAATCCTATTCAGAGATCTAGGTCGCTGTGAACTTAAAGAATTTCTTAGCAGTCGCAAGATTAATTTGAAGCAAAAGATCCAGCTAGCGATCAATATCTGTAAAGCCGTTGAATTTACTCACCAGGCCCAGTTTATTCTGGGTGGCTTGAGTTTACAAAGTATTTTGGTACAAGCTGAAAGTTTGGAGCTTAGTTTAGTTGATTTTGGAGTCTGCAAGTCCCTCAACCCTCAGGATCAAGAGTCAGGATTAGCGGGAAGTCCCGATCCCTCGTTTGTATCGCCAGAGCAAACTGGTCGCATCAATCGTGAAACTGACTACCGCTCAGATTTCTACTCGTTTGGGGTGTTGCTCTATTACATATTTACATCTCGACTGCCTTTCGAAGGTGATAAAGTACAGTTACTTCATGCCCATATTGCTAAACACCCACCCTCCATGTCGAGCTTGGTGCCCGCTCTACCTCCCAGCCTCGATAAAATTGTTCGCAAGCTTATGGAAAAGGATCGGGCAGATCGCTATCAAAGCTCTTTTGGAATTTTGTGGGATCTAAGCCATCTTATGAATCTGTCTCCCGAGGACATGATGGAGCCTTTTCCCATCGCTCGGCGTGATATATCTCAGTCTTTTGTGATTCCCCATTCCTTGGTGGGTCGTGATAGAGAAGTAGAATTGTTGCGGTCAAGTTATCGAAAAGCACGTTCGGGAGATCGGCAGCTTCTGGTGGTTGAGGGGCCATCCGGTGTCGGCAAATCCCGCTTGGTGGAGGAGCTTGCGTTCACGGAACTGAATGAAGAAGGTATTTTCATTGCTGGGAAATTCGATCAATTTGATCGATCGGTGCCATTCAGTGCTTTGAAGCAAGCCTTGGAGCGTCTTGTACAACACATCATGAGCTTCGATGCTTCATCGTTCAGAGATTGTCAGTCAGATTTGATAGAGAGCCTCGGTATTAACGGCCAAATTATCCTAGATTTATGCCCCTCTTTCGAGCTTATTATTGGCAAACAACCTGTGCTTCAAGAATTGAATCCACAAGAAGCACAGATGAGACATGATAACACCTTGATGAAGTTCTTTGCCTCACTTGCCAGCCGTCAGCACCCCCTTGTTATCTTCTTTGATGATGTGCAATGGGGAGATGCGGCAACCCTTCAAGTGATCGATCTGATTTTTAAAACCAATGAAGATCTCTATATCCTTGTCATTGTTTCATTTCGTGAGGATGAGATTCTAGAAGACCATAGAATCTTTCAGATTATAAGAGACGTTCCCAGTGAGCAAAAAGATCATGTTTTGATGGAACCACTGTCCTTTGAAGCAATCCTTTCTCTTGTGGAGGAAACGCTTCATCGTAGTGATGTTGATTCACTTGCGAAGTTGATATTCGACAAGGCTCACGGCAATCCTTTCTTTACAAGAGAGTATTTTGAAAGGCTTCATAATGAAGGTCTGATTGTATTCGACAAACAGCAGGGCCAGTGGCAATACGATATGAACGCTCTCTATCAGTTCGATGTGAGCGATAATGTCATCGACTTGGTTCAAAAACGCTTAAGATCCCTCTCAGAAGACATGCAGAGCCTACTTAAGATCGGTTCCGTACTTGGGCAAGAGTTTCTTCTCTCAGATTTAGCGATTATCAAGGGTGCTAGCCGTTTGCAGGTGGCCGATGTCTTATCGAAAGCTATTGAGTACCAAGTCCTAATACCTCTTTCTGATGCTATCTACCTCGCAAATGATAACGATGAGATTGTCTATCGCTTCCTGCACGATCGGATTCAACAAGCGGCCTACGAGATGATTGAAGGTAGAGAGCTTGGCCGGCTTCATTTGAAGGTGGCGAGACTTTTTTGGGATAACTCAGGAGATAAGCACAGGGTCAAACTAGTTAGGCATTACAACAAGGCTATCGACCTGGTGGAGGCTCTGGATGAGCGAGAGCGAGTCTATAGGCTAAACTTGGAGGCAGCGAAGCAGGCCAAAAAATCGGGAGCCTTTGAAGCAGCCCTAGGCTTTTTAGGTGTTGCTGATTCGATTATTCCCTCAATTCAATCTGAAATTCATAGTGTGCTTTTCGACTTCTATAAGCACTATATGGATGTAGCCTTTTTTGATAAAAATATCACATTGGCTGAGAAGAATTTCGATCAAGCTTTAAAGCAGAAGCATAGTCGGAATGAGGAGGCAGATCTCTACTACTTGAGGGGAGTCCATTACGAGAACCTTTTTCACATGGATCTCGCATTGGAGAGCCTGTCCCATTGCTTGAGTATTCTTGGTTATCGTGTTGCAAAGGCGGTGAATCCTATTAAACTTGGATTCGAGCTTATGCGTGGTATTAGGAATATCTTTCGCTTTTCTAAGCTAGATCGTTTGCCTATCCCATCCGCTGAACAAAGGCAACAATCTAGCTTAGTTCAGAAAGCGTTGATGTCTTTGGGACTGAATGCATATATGCTGAATAAACCAGAAATGGCGAGTTATGTTGCCTTTCTTAGCTTCAACTTGAGTTTTCGGAAAGGCCGTACGGAAGAGCTTGCATATAGTATGTGTGGTGTCTATGCGGCACTTAGGTTTATTGGCTTTGATCGCCTGGCGACTCGGGTTGCGAAATTGATTCCTCAAGAGATCGAAAAGATTGATTCTTTATTTCTAAAAAGTCGTTCACTGTATAGTTACGTGGTGCTGATACATCATTGGTATGTTCCTTTTCATGACCTAGAAAAACACTATGAAGAACTGATTCACCTTAGTCGGGAGGCGGGGGATCAACTTGCCGAATCAGTGGCTGTATATATGATGTTCTATTTTGTGGTGAATGATTTTGAACTTGCTTCAGCAGTTACTGAACGATCGATCAATAGGATCAAGAATAGTCTCAACCGCGAATACTACTATGCAACTCTTTTAACTAAGGCGATTCATACAAGTTTAGGTAGTTCTGAACGAGACCCGAACTTGAGCCTAGCCGAGATATCTTCTGATGATCTATTCCAAAATCTAAAAACGGATACCAATAGAGCATATTTCTATTTTGGTGAATTGTATTTGAATTATCTATATGGGAACTTTGAGAAGGCATTTGAGGCTGTGCGTCAGGCAATTAGGTTGAGAAAGTCAATTGTATCCATTTTAACAGAGCCCTATATCTATAGCTTCTCACTTCTTATTTGTCTTGAATATCAAAAGATCAAGCCAAGGAGTTTTCAAGTTCGATTGTATCGATGGCATATAGAAGCGAAGTTGAAGAAGTGGGTCAAGTATAAGCCCTATGTATTGGATCGATTTCGATCTTTGTTCGAGCCATCTTTACAAAGATCCAATATGGATCGATTGAAGTCTCTAGAGAAATTTCAGATCTTTGCATCGACCCGTGGCTTAGAGCCGACGGCACAGTTTCATACAATGGCCTTTAGAATGACCAAAGATATGGGGTTGGAACAACTCAGCTTGTACCATCTTCGTGAGGCAATTCGTTCCTGGGAAGCCATTGGAGCTTCAGGTATTTCAGCTTATTTGCGTGGGCAAAGCCCAACCGATCTGGATTTAGTAGATCATGCCGGGCTTGCGAGCAAAAAATCAAACCACCGAGATGAGAGCGATATTGATATCGATATCTTGGAACAAGCTCAAAGGACATTCTCCGAAAAGCTGAATTCACAAGACTTTGTAGAAAGGTCAGTTGAGCTTCTCAAAACCACAGTTGGCGCCAATCAAGGACACCTTCTAGAGCGTGATAGTAGCACTGGCGAGCATGTGCTGCGCTATAGTCAAATACATGGCGAGAAGACATTTCCCAATCTTTCTTTAGAGGAAAGTACCTTGTCAACTAATGTGAGAATTCATCAAGTGATTAGAAGTTTGAAGCCGATTGTGGATAGCCCAGACGATCGACAGTCAATCCTCGTGATACCTGTTATCCATTATGGTCAGCTTGTTAGAGTATTTTATTTGGAGAATGATCATGTGGGTGGAGCTTTTGATCAGCATCACCTTCGTTTGGCGAGCCTGCTTTCTCACCAGATTTCAGCACTTATGGGATATATGAATCTTTCCGAGGATATGGAGCGACGAGTCTATGAGAAAACAGGAGATATTAAAGCCATCCTTGAGCATATCAATCAAGGGATTTTGATTTTTAACGCATCTGATCTTTCTGTTACTGCGGAGTGCTCGATTTCCATCGGAGATATTTTAGGGGTTGAATCGTTTGTAGGTCGCAATGCAATCGATATTCTGTTTCAAAAAAGTGATGTAAGCCCACAAATCAGGCTAGCTATTTCAGACATGATACGCAGTCGCGATCTCGACCCCTACTCTCTAGTGCATGAAATGACGTTCCACCTATCCGAAGATAATATACGCTATCTTGATTTAGATTGGGCGCCGATTCTGAATGCAGATGACGACATGCTTAAAGTGCTGGTGACCATTCGAGATGTGACATCCCTTAAGAGGTTGGAAGCCATCGAAGCAGAAACAGCCCAAGTCATCCAAAGATCCCTACTTTCATCACGGTCTAGCTTTGGTGATACTCTTCTAGCTAGCTACTATCAGGCAGCAGAGACAGTAGGGGGCGACTGGTTTAGCACATTTTTTCATGAGGAAAGTCAGAGGCTTTATCTTCTCATAGGTGATGTGACTGGGCACGGAGTTGGGTCTGCCTTGGTTACGGGTGCGGTTGCAGGGGCTAGTCATATGGCATTCGCAGCGGGTGAAGATATTAGTCGTATTCCACCTAAGGATTTTCTGAACTCTCTAGCTAGTAAACTAAATCATGTGGTGTCGGTTTGTGGGGCAGATGGGGCTCGTTTAATGACCATGGCAATGATTTGCTTTGATCTGCGCGAAGGTAGTTTTCACTACTTGAACGCCGGTCACAACAGTATTCTTCGGGTGGGGAACCGAGGTCATGGATTGCTGCTTAAAGGAGGTACTCCATTGGGGCTAGATGATCCACAGTTTGGCTATGAAGAGGGGCCCATTGTTTCTGATGATATCTTTTTTCTCTATACCGATGGTCTCATCGAACAACCGGGACCAAGTGGGAAAACCTTAAGTCTCAGGCAGATTAATCGGCTGATTAGTCATGGAGAAAGCGCTGAATTTGTGCGAAACAAAATAAAAAATTTGGTGGAAGATACGTGGCAAGGGCAGCAATTAGATGATGACTGCACATTTATAGTATTGAAAATCGGTTCATGTAAGGTGCGGTCAGCAACCGATCTTGAGCAAGCAGGATAG